A stretch of the Phaeodactylum tricornutum CCAP 1055/1 chromosome 15, whole genome shotgun sequence genome encodes the following:
- a CDS encoding predicted protein: protein MSAEIRPIDPESVQRIVAGQAVFDLSTALKELVDNALDAKSRTINIRLFNLGIDILEVSDDGMGVPLASRPYLATPHATSKIRAFDEIYATASTLGFRGEALFCLANLSTNLIVATRTRDEATAQKLEFRRDGSLRTDTVTSILKKVGTTVAVVGLMDALPVRRHDLIKGIQTQRRTMLRMLEGYAIFSPGVGFRLMDMMDAGRGGESLLLATPQNSSSIEETVSATLGPKVLPFLCPIQVDLSTVLEAPTQSPRNSQYFAINGRPVELKQVSRVLNEAWRALGCKKRPFCALQFTLPNNEYDINLSPDKRTVMLTHEPQICALVRDAVVELWASQT from the exons atgTCTGCCGAGATACGACCGATCGATCCCGAGTCGGTCCAGAGGATTGTTGCGGGACAAGCGGTCTTTGATCTGTCCACGGCCCTCAAGGAATTGGTGGACAACGCTCTGGATGCCAAGAGTCGCACCATCAACA TCCGTCTGTTCAATCTGGGCATTGACATATTGGAAGTATCGGACGATGGCATGGGTGTTCCACTCGCCTCCCGTCCATACTTGGCCACGCCGCACGCAACGAGTAAAATACGAGCCTTTGACGAAATCTACGCCACGGCATCGACTCTGGGCTTTCGTGGCGAAGCGCTCTTTTGCCTCGCCAACCTCAGCACCAACCTCATCGTGGCCACCCGCACCCGCGACGAAGCCACGGCGCAGAAACTCGAATTCCGTCGGGACGGATCGCTACGGACAGACACCGTGACGAGTATACTCAAAAAGGTCGGGACGACCGTTGCAGTCGTTGGTTTGATGGACGCCTTGCCGGTTCGTCGACACGATTTGATTAAAGGCATTCAGACACAACGACGGACCATGCTACGCATGCTGGAAGGCTACGCCATCTTCTCTCCCGGAGTCGGCTTTCGTTTGATGGACATGATGGATGCGGGACGGGGAGGAGAATCGCTCTTACTAGCGACCCCGCAGAATAGCTCGTCCATCGAAGAAACCGTGTCGGCGACACTGGGACCCAAAGTCTTGCCCTTTCTGTGTCCCATTCAGGTCGACTTGTCGACCGTCCTAGAGGCACCG acACAATCACCACGGAACTCTCAATACTTTGCCATCAACGGACGCCCCGTCGAGTTGAAACAAGTGTCCAGGGTCTTGAACGAGGCTTGGAGGGCGTTGGGGTGCAAAAAACGTCCCTTTTGTGCACTGCAATTCACACTCCCCAACAACGAATACGACATTAACCTGTCGCCCGACAAACGGACCGTCATGCTGACGCACGAACCACAAATATGCGCTCTGGTTCGAGACGCCGTGGTCGAACTCTGGGCCAGTCAAACC